In Corynebacterium afermentans subsp. afermentans, a genomic segment contains:
- the mshC gene encoding cysteine--1-D-myo-inosityl 2-amino-2-deoxy-alpha-D-glucopyranoside ligase has protein sequence MHAWPDPSVPAVAGTPVALKLYDTADQRVKEVDTTPDANGEVGMYVCGITPYDSTHLGHAATYLTFDLAQRQLMANGHKVHYVQNITDVDDPLFERAERDGVDWRELGTSQIDLFRSDMEILSVIPPRDYIGAMESVDEVIAMVQQLLDAGAAYELDHGDIYASIEATKQFGYESNLDRATMEEYFAERGGDPDREGKRDPLDALVWRGHREGEPAWDSPFGPGRPGWHVECSAIATNRLGGHFSIQGGGSDLAFPHHEFSAAHAEAALEVDRMAGHYVHAGMIALDGVKMSKSLGNLVFVHKLSEAGHDPSAIRLAVFSGHYREDRDFSDAILAEAEERLARWREQLSEEVSAAEATEVVDKLRAILADDLNTPEALSLLDGAAGDCNQIIATALDGLLGVRI, from the coding sequence ATGCATGCTTGGCCCGACCCGTCCGTACCCGCAGTCGCCGGCACCCCGGTGGCCCTGAAGCTCTACGACACAGCCGATCAGCGCGTCAAGGAAGTAGACACCACCCCGGACGCGAACGGGGAGGTGGGGATGTACGTCTGCGGCATCACGCCGTACGACTCCACCCACCTCGGCCACGCCGCAACCTACCTCACTTTCGATCTGGCGCAGCGTCAACTCATGGCCAACGGCCACAAGGTCCACTACGTGCAAAACATCACCGACGTGGACGATCCGCTGTTCGAGCGCGCTGAACGCGACGGTGTGGACTGGCGCGAACTCGGCACCAGCCAGATCGACCTGTTCCGCAGCGACATGGAGATCCTGTCCGTGATCCCGCCGCGCGACTACATCGGCGCGATGGAGTCAGTCGACGAGGTGATCGCGATGGTCCAGCAGCTTCTCGACGCCGGCGCCGCCTACGAGCTCGACCACGGCGACATCTACGCCTCCATCGAGGCCACCAAGCAGTTCGGCTACGAGTCCAACCTGGACCGCGCGACTATGGAGGAGTACTTCGCTGAACGTGGCGGCGACCCCGACCGCGAAGGCAAGCGCGACCCGTTGGACGCGCTGGTATGGCGCGGCCACCGCGAGGGCGAGCCCGCCTGGGATTCGCCGTTCGGGCCGGGCCGGCCGGGCTGGCACGTGGAGTGCTCCGCGATTGCGACCAACCGTCTGGGCGGGCACTTCTCCATCCAGGGCGGCGGATCCGACCTGGCGTTTCCGCACCACGAATTCTCCGCGGCGCACGCCGAGGCGGCGCTGGAGGTGGACCGCATGGCGGGCCACTACGTCCACGCCGGCATGATCGCGCTCGACGGGGTGAAGATGTCCAAGTCCCTGGGCAACCTCGTGTTCGTGCACAAGCTCTCGGAGGCGGGCCACGACCCGTCGGCGATCCGCCTGGCCGTCTTTTCGGGGCACTACCGCGAGGACCGGGACTTCTCCGACGCGATCCTCGCCGAGGCAGAGGAGCGACTTGCGCGTTGGCGCGAGCAGCTCTCGGAGGAGGTCAGTGCGGCGGAGGCAACGGAAGTCGTCGATAAGCTTCGCGCGATTCTCGCCGACGATCTCAACACCCCGGAGGCACTTTCGCTTCTCGACGGCGCGGCCGGCGACTGCAACCAGATCATCGCCACCGCCCTCGACGGGCTGCTCGGCGTGCGCATTTAG
- the aspA gene encoding aspartate ammonia-lyase: protein MSTRTEEDLLGTAEVPADVYYGIHAQRARDNFQISGSTVNDVPEFIRGMVQVKKATAMANRRLHALPKDKSEAIMAACDKILDEGVCMDQFPIDVFQGGAGTSLNMNTNEVVANLALELIGRDKGDYSVINPNDDVNMSQSTNDAYPTGFRLGVYYAVQGLLEELEELQKALRAKGDEFADIIKMGRTQLQDAVPMTLGQEFTAFGANLAEEQRTISGAADSLLEVNLGATAIGTGINTPSGYRDQVVSALREVTGLDIQASPDLIEATSDTGGYVMMHSAIKRAAMKLSKICNDLRLLSSGPRAGLNEINLPERQAGSSIMPAKVNPVIPEVVNQVCFKVFGNDVTISMASEAGQLQLNVMEPVIGQSLFESIRLLANAAKTLREKCVTGITANQDVCEAYVTNSIGIITYLNPVIGHHNGDLIGREAAETGKSVYDLVLEKGLIEEEDLKKLLSKENLMHPEYRGKLYVDDEPSLEG, encoded by the coding sequence ATGAGCACTCGTACTGAAGAAGACCTCCTCGGCACCGCCGAGGTCCCCGCAGACGTTTACTACGGCATCCACGCCCAGCGCGCCAGGGACAATTTCCAGATCTCCGGGAGCACCGTCAACGACGTGCCGGAGTTCATTCGCGGCATGGTGCAGGTGAAGAAAGCCACCGCGATGGCTAACCGCCGCCTGCACGCCCTGCCGAAGGACAAATCCGAGGCAATCATGGCGGCCTGCGACAAGATCCTGGACGAGGGCGTGTGCATGGACCAGTTCCCGATCGACGTTTTCCAGGGCGGCGCGGGCACGTCACTGAATATGAACACCAACGAAGTGGTGGCCAACCTCGCGCTCGAGTTGATCGGCCGCGATAAGGGCGACTATTCGGTGATCAACCCGAACGACGACGTCAACATGTCGCAGTCCACTAACGACGCGTACCCGACCGGTTTCCGCCTCGGCGTGTACTACGCGGTGCAGGGGCTGTTGGAGGAGCTCGAGGAGCTGCAGAAGGCTCTGCGTGCGAAGGGCGACGAGTTCGCCGACATCATCAAGATGGGCCGCACCCAGCTGCAAGACGCCGTCCCGATGACACTGGGTCAGGAATTCACCGCTTTCGGCGCCAACCTCGCCGAGGAGCAGCGCACCATCAGCGGCGCAGCCGACTCGCTGCTGGAGGTCAACCTGGGCGCGACCGCCATCGGCACCGGCATCAACACCCCGAGCGGCTACCGTGACCAGGTGGTCTCCGCGCTGCGCGAGGTCACCGGTCTGGACATCCAGGCGTCGCCGGACCTGATCGAGGCGACCTCCGACACCGGCGGTTACGTGATGATGCACAGCGCTATCAAGCGCGCAGCGATGAAGCTGTCGAAGATCTGCAACGACCTGCGCCTGCTGTCGTCCGGCCCGCGCGCCGGTCTGAACGAAATCAACCTGCCGGAGAGGCAGGCGGGTTCGTCGATCATGCCGGCGAAGGTCAACCCGGTGATCCCCGAAGTGGTCAACCAGGTCTGCTTCAAGGTCTTCGGCAACGACGTGACCATCTCCATGGCCTCCGAGGCGGGGCAGCTCCAGCTCAACGTGATGGAGCCAGTCATCGGTCAATCCCTGTTCGAGTCCATCCGCCTGCTCGCCAATGCAGCGAAGACCCTGCGCGAGAAGTGCGTCACCGGCATCACTGCCAACCAGGATGTGTGCGAGGCGTACGTGACCAACTCCATCGGGATTATCACCTACCTCAACCCGGTGATCGGCCACCACAACGGCGACCTCATCGGCCGCGAGGCAGCGGAAACCGGCAAGAGTGTCTACGACCTCGTACTGGAGAAGGGCCTCATCGAGGAAGAGGACCTGAAGAAGCTGCTGAGCAAGGAAAACCTCATGCACCCCGAGTACCGGGGCAAGCTCTACGTCGACGACGAGCCGAGCTTGGAAGGGTAG
- a CDS encoding quinone-dependent dihydroorotate dehydrogenase, with protein MTLYDRALKLMFLLPPERIHGIISGALQTLHLATPVNRVMEKAVRVHDPVLRQTVFGVDFPAPLGLAAGFDKNAEAIDAWGAVGFGYAEMGTVTPKSQPGNPTPRLFRLPEDKAILNRMGFNNKGALMVADNLRARRSRDVVGINIGKNKTSEDAVADYRATATLLGGLADYLVVNVSSPNTPGLRDLQAVKELRPILEVVKKSTTTPVLVKIAPDLSDEDIDAVADLAVELDLAGIVATNTTISRDGLNTPASRVEKMGAGGISGAPLEKRSLEVLKRLNERVGDKLVLVSVGGISTPEQAWERIAAGASLLQGYTPFIYGGLGWIRGIHRGIAAQIKAHGLDSIEQAVGSGLEWKAL; from the coding sequence ATGACGCTCTACGACCGCGCACTCAAGCTCATGTTCCTGTTGCCGCCGGAGCGCATCCACGGCATCATCAGCGGCGCACTACAGACGCTGCACCTGGCCACCCCGGTCAACCGAGTGATGGAAAAGGCCGTGCGCGTGCACGACCCGGTGCTGCGCCAGACCGTTTTCGGCGTGGACTTCCCCGCCCCGTTGGGCCTGGCGGCCGGCTTCGATAAGAACGCCGAGGCGATCGACGCTTGGGGCGCGGTCGGCTTCGGCTACGCCGAGATGGGCACCGTGACCCCGAAGTCCCAGCCGGGCAACCCCACACCGCGCTTGTTCCGCTTGCCAGAAGACAAAGCGATTTTGAACCGCATGGGCTTCAACAACAAGGGCGCGCTCATGGTCGCCGACAACCTCCGCGCGCGGCGCTCCCGCGACGTGGTGGGCATCAACATCGGCAAGAACAAGACGTCCGAAGACGCCGTGGCGGATTACCGCGCCACCGCGACGCTGCTCGGCGGGCTGGCGGATTACCTGGTGGTCAACGTCTCCTCCCCCAACACGCCCGGTCTGCGCGACCTGCAGGCGGTTAAGGAGCTGCGCCCGATCTTGGAGGTGGTAAAGAAGTCCACCACCACCCCGGTGCTGGTGAAGATCGCCCCGGATCTTTCCGACGAAGACATCGACGCCGTGGCTGACCTCGCCGTGGAGCTGGACCTTGCCGGCATCGTGGCCACCAACACCACCATCTCCCGCGACGGGCTGAACACCCCCGCCTCCAGGGTGGAGAAGATGGGCGCGGGCGGGATCAGCGGTGCCCCGTTGGAGAAGCGTTCGCTCGAGGTGCTCAAGCGCCTCAACGAGCGCGTGGGCGACAAGCTGGTGCTGGTCAGCGTTGGCGGCATCTCCACACCGGAGCAGGCGTGGGAGCGCATCGCCGCGGGCGCGAGCCTGCTACAGGGCTACACCCCGTTCATCTACGGCGGGCTCGGCTGGATCCGCGGCATCCACCGCGGGATCGCCGCGCAGATTAAAGCCCACGGCCTGGACTCGATCGAGCAGGCCGTGGGCAGCGGGCTAGAGTGGAAAGCGCTTTAA
- a CDS encoding undecaprenyl-diphosphate phosphatase — MTDPATTMSWVQVIVLSIVQGLTEFLPVSSSGHLRIVSQLFWGEDAGASFTAVIQLGTELAVLVFFAKDIWRILTAWFAGLADKSKRNFDYRMGWMVIAGTIPVGIAGVLLKDVIRENFRNLWITATVLILFSLVFILAERRGKKTRGFEDLTMKDAVVMGLWQCLALIPGVSRSGGTISGGLFLNLDREVATRFSFLLAIPAVLASGLFSLPDAFDPQAGQAASGLQLLVGSGIGFVVGYISIAWLLKFVSNHSFAWFAAYRIPLGLLVMALLGTGVMGA; from the coding sequence ATGACTGATCCCGCCACCACAATGTCCTGGGTCCAGGTGATCGTCCTGTCCATCGTCCAGGGCCTCACCGAGTTTCTGCCAGTATCTTCCTCGGGCCACCTGCGCATCGTCTCCCAGCTGTTTTGGGGCGAAGACGCCGGCGCCAGCTTCACCGCCGTGATCCAGCTGGGCACTGAGCTGGCTGTGCTGGTGTTTTTTGCCAAAGACATCTGGCGCATCCTCACCGCCTGGTTCGCTGGCCTGGCGGACAAGTCCAAGAGGAATTTCGACTACCGCATGGGATGGATGGTCATCGCCGGCACCATCCCGGTCGGCATCGCTGGCGTGCTGCTCAAAGACGTAATCCGCGAGAACTTCCGCAACCTGTGGATCACCGCCACCGTGCTGATCCTGTTCTCGTTGGTATTCATCCTGGCCGAGCGCCGCGGCAAGAAAACCCGCGGGTTCGAGGACCTGACCATGAAGGACGCGGTTGTGATGGGTCTGTGGCAGTGCCTGGCGCTCATCCCGGGTGTGTCGCGTTCCGGCGGCACCATCTCCGGTGGCCTCTTCCTCAACCTCGACCGCGAGGTTGCCACCCGCTTTTCCTTCCTGCTGGCCATCCCCGCCGTGCTGGCTTCCGGACTGTTTTCCCTGCCGGACGCCTTCGACCCTCAGGCGGGTCAGGCGGCGAGCGGCCTGCAGCTGCTCGTCGGCTCCGGCATCGGCTTCGTGGTCGGCTACATCTCGATCGCGTGGCTGCTGAAGTTCGTGTCCAACCACTCGTTCGCGTGGTTCGCCGCCTACCGCATTCCGCTGGGCCTTCTTGTCATGGCTCTGCTCGGCACTGGCGTGATGGGCGCGTAG
- a CDS encoding HAD family hydrolase codes for MSSPAAVLWDMDGTLIDTEPLWGTATYELGELLGRPLTPEVRAKTIGGSFPNTLNVVAEWAGYELRDGDLERYRTWMFDRMRELFATGIELNPGIGGVLESLARRGTPMFVCTNTERVLADPCIDAIGRDLFAGTITGDEVAHAKPAPDMYLEAARRVGAAPGECLVVEDSWHGMSAAAAAKCAVLGLADDVPAGVLKFAPDNFVGSGASDVDDWFSAARQA; via the coding sequence TTGAGTAGCCCGGCCGCCGTCCTGTGGGACATGGACGGCACACTCATCGACACGGAACCGCTGTGGGGCACGGCCACCTACGAGCTCGGCGAACTACTGGGACGCCCGCTCACCCCCGAGGTGCGCGCAAAGACCATCGGCGGCAGCTTCCCCAACACCTTGAACGTGGTGGCCGAGTGGGCGGGCTACGAGCTTCGAGACGGCGACCTGGAGCGCTACCGCACCTGGATGTTCGACCGTATGCGCGAGCTGTTCGCCACCGGCATCGAGCTCAACCCCGGCATCGGAGGAGTGCTCGAGTCGCTCGCGCGGCGGGGCACGCCGATGTTCGTGTGCACAAACACGGAGCGGGTGCTGGCTGATCCGTGCATCGACGCGATCGGTCGCGACTTGTTTGCAGGCACCATCACCGGCGACGAAGTGGCACACGCGAAACCGGCGCCGGACATGTACCTCGAGGCCGCCCGGCGCGTGGGCGCGGCGCCGGGGGAGTGTCTCGTGGTGGAGGACTCCTGGCACGGCATGTCCGCCGCAGCCGCCGCCAAATGTGCGGTGCTGGGCCTAGCCGATGATGTTCCTGCCGGTGTGCTGAAGTTCGCCCCGGACAACTTCGTCGGCTCGGGCGCGAGTGACGTGGACGATTGGTTTTCTGCAGCTCGACAGGCATAA
- a CDS encoding YncE family protein: protein MNARLFAPSSRLRFAAVSGAVAAALALSACGASPSAKIEEAGGEAAANMGSAEPVQSPQSSGPAGTVVGFEPVSDVDETNGRIGVRTDNALTIGTLEEIQQGKAARHELDASCGEASANAGTFALACAGEIKLFGDREETIATEKPVTVATVASTGEVLAGSDTERKVWVFDGDELKDTIDVARETDQLEAVQVDGQRDSVVRTNRFDTTIQDIDWNGSRQGGTLRVGLGVSKVRGGEHGLVLAADSNGNQIHVYTTDDIIRLQQSAPVPEAPWDAAWDPAQRLAWVSSLASNTATGYDISQGVPVKRKHFATVADAQSIITLDDGTVVAASASGDGIQIVSPADQTESK from the coding sequence GTGAATGCTCGTTTGTTTGCCCCCAGTTCCCGCCTCCGCTTTGCCGCAGTTTCCGGTGCCGTCGCGGCAGCCTTGGCCTTGAGCGCCTGCGGCGCGTCCCCTTCGGCCAAGATCGAGGAAGCTGGCGGTGAAGCCGCTGCGAACATGGGCAGCGCCGAGCCTGTGCAATCCCCGCAATCTTCGGGCCCGGCGGGCACCGTGGTCGGCTTCGAGCCTGTAAGCGATGTGGACGAGACGAACGGCCGCATCGGCGTTCGCACGGACAACGCGCTGACCATCGGCACGCTGGAAGAGATCCAGCAGGGCAAGGCCGCCCGCCACGAGCTGGATGCCTCCTGCGGAGAGGCTTCTGCCAACGCCGGCACCTTCGCGCTTGCCTGCGCAGGCGAGATCAAGCTTTTCGGCGACCGGGAGGAGACTATTGCCACGGAGAAGCCGGTCACGGTGGCCACGGTGGCGTCGACAGGCGAGGTGCTCGCAGGCAGCGACACTGAGCGCAAGGTGTGGGTCTTCGACGGCGACGAGCTGAAGGACACCATCGATGTCGCGCGCGAGACCGACCAGCTTGAGGCGGTGCAAGTGGACGGCCAGCGCGACTCCGTGGTGCGCACCAACCGCTTCGACACCACCATTCAGGACATCGACTGGAACGGCTCGCGCCAAGGCGGCACCCTGCGCGTGGGCCTAGGCGTGAGCAAGGTGCGCGGCGGCGAGCACGGCCTGGTGCTGGCCGCGGACTCCAACGGCAACCAGATCCACGTCTACACCACCGACGACATCATCCGCCTCCAGCAATCCGCACCGGTGCCGGAGGCTCCCTGGGACGCCGCGTGGGACCCAGCGCAGCGCCTCGCGTGGGTCAGCTCGCTTGCCAGCAACACGGCCACCGGTTACGACATCTCCCAAGGCGTTCCGGTGAAACGCAAGCACTTCGCCACCGTCGCCGATGCCCAGAGCATCATTACGCTTGACGACGGCACCGTGGTCGCCGCCTCCGCATCCGGCGACGGCATCCAGATCGTCTCCCCCGCCGACCAGACAGAGAGCAAATAG
- a CDS encoding ABC transporter ATP-binding protein gives MQREYERTDAVAPASVKETFAYLSALPNALDRRWWTGLLIIQALTVVFYTTQSNLFGRSVDPLTGGEVPLLGTGTRAFVWTVGLALACMLVEMFLRALGNYVVGLKVARASIDLRRRCLDAILRAPVPRVMELGTGNVITRMTKDIDDVVQTITAIGSRVLTIVFVFPITFIGLLLIDVRFAGILLLICVCTYPVARAVVRAIPAASNAVSVAEARRNAVLLDTVRGLPTLRAFDLERWALARMRRTSWGAVEAEMDRAPWFIRLMGIGQVAFAAWVLLTLGVGAWLASTGAVTPGQASAAVFMVIRAEVMVFNALFFVGELQSAATAVGRAVSLAKLADGRVATVVPEDLTKPVDVAVDHVSFAYPGGANVLEDLSVTLAAGTTTALVGTSGAGKSTLTALIAGLVEPTAGSIRVGGVDTSQVSDTWTAKNVTLLTQDVHLFAGSLREDLSMAAQGATDTDLLRALATVGLDPDGTQFARLFPKGLDTAVGAGAEEIPPEVEQQLALARVALSSPKVLILDEATAEAGSDATNTLEEAAAHIAKGTTALVVAHRLDQAAAADRILVMDAGRIIEDGTHAQLMAAGGRYAQLFAAWSGGCH, from the coding sequence ATGCAGCGCGAGTACGAACGCACTGACGCGGTCGCCCCCGCGAGCGTGAAGGAAACCTTCGCGTACCTCTCGGCACTGCCGAACGCGCTGGACAGGCGTTGGTGGACGGGGCTTTTGATCATCCAGGCGCTCACCGTCGTCTTCTACACCACACAGTCGAACCTTTTCGGCCGCAGCGTCGACCCGCTTACCGGCGGTGAGGTTCCGCTGCTGGGCACCGGCACCCGCGCGTTCGTGTGGACCGTAGGTCTCGCGTTGGCCTGCATGCTCGTCGAGATGTTCTTGCGCGCCCTGGGCAACTACGTGGTGGGCCTCAAAGTTGCCCGCGCGTCCATCGATCTGCGCCGTCGCTGCCTCGACGCGATCCTGCGCGCACCTGTGCCGCGGGTGATGGAGCTCGGCACCGGCAACGTGATCACGCGCATGACCAAGGACATCGACGACGTCGTCCAAACCATCACCGCCATCGGCTCGCGCGTGCTCACCATCGTGTTCGTCTTTCCGATCACGTTTATCGGGCTTTTGCTTATCGACGTCCGCTTCGCCGGGATCCTGCTATTGATCTGCGTCTGCACCTACCCGGTCGCCCGCGCGGTGGTCCGCGCGATCCCGGCTGCCTCCAACGCCGTGAGCGTGGCGGAGGCGCGTCGCAACGCGGTGTTGCTGGACACCGTCCGGGGCCTGCCCACGCTGCGCGCCTTCGATTTGGAGCGCTGGGCACTGGCCCGGATGCGGCGGACCTCGTGGGGCGCGGTGGAAGCGGAGATGGACCGTGCGCCCTGGTTCATCCGGCTCATGGGCATCGGACAGGTCGCTTTCGCCGCGTGGGTGCTGCTCACCCTCGGTGTGGGTGCCTGGCTCGCCTCCACCGGCGCTGTCACCCCGGGCCAGGCGAGTGCAGCGGTGTTCATGGTGATCCGCGCCGAAGTCATGGTGTTCAACGCTCTGTTCTTCGTCGGGGAGCTGCAGAGTGCGGCCACCGCCGTGGGCCGCGCGGTGAGCCTGGCCAAGCTCGCGGACGGCCGCGTCGCCACAGTCGTACCGGAGGACCTGACCAAGCCCGTGGATGTGGCAGTCGACCACGTCTCCTTCGCGTACCCGGGTGGCGCCAATGTGCTTGAGGATCTCTCCGTCACACTCGCGGCGGGAACTACTACCGCGCTGGTGGGGACCTCGGGCGCTGGCAAGTCCACCCTCACCGCGCTTATCGCGGGACTTGTGGAGCCCACGGCTGGCAGCATCAGGGTGGGAGGGGTGGACACCTCGCAGGTCAGCGACACGTGGACCGCGAAGAACGTCACTCTGCTCACCCAGGACGTCCACCTGTTCGCCGGCTCCCTGCGCGAGGACCTCTCGATGGCAGCACAGGGTGCGACCGACACGGACCTATTGCGGGCGTTGGCAACCGTCGGGCTCGACCCCGATGGCACCCAGTTCGCGCGCCTGTTCCCGAAAGGGCTGGACACCGCCGTCGGCGCGGGAGCAGAGGAGATCCCGCCGGAGGTGGAGCAGCAGCTCGCGCTCGCGCGTGTCGCACTGTCAAGCCCGAAGGTGCTCATCCTGGACGAGGCCACGGCAGAAGCTGGCAGCGACGCCACGAACACACTGGAAGAGGCGGCCGCACACATCGCGAAGGGCACCACGGCGTTGGTGGTGGCGCACCGCCTGGACCAAGCAGCGGCCGCGGACCGAATATTGGTCATGGACGCCGGACGCATCATCGAGGACGGCACCCACGCCCAGCTCATGGCAGCCGGCGGGAGATACGCGCAACTTTTCGCCGCGTGGAGTGGCGGGTGTCACTAG
- a CDS encoding TVP38/TMEM64 family protein, which produces MLLDVPPLSTLRTWSDETGVWFPVLFWLLYVLITQFPIPRTLMTVSAGILFGTARGILIALTATTVSAVISLLIVRTLLRDWVEPRLTHPAVENINRRLEQRGWLAILSLRMIAAVPFSIMNYAAALTRVPIAPFALATLVGSAPGTILVTLFGDTLTGDADPVFVAIMAVLAVLGVAGLVLDARMPTRSGRVGVKPQG; this is translated from the coding sequence ATGCTTCTCGACGTCCCTCCGCTGTCGACGCTCCGCACCTGGTCCGATGAGACCGGTGTCTGGTTCCCTGTCCTGTTCTGGCTGCTGTACGTACTGATCACCCAGTTCCCCATCCCCAGGACGCTGATGACTGTCTCCGCCGGCATCCTTTTCGGCACCGCCCGCGGAATACTCATCGCGCTGACGGCCACGACGGTCAGCGCAGTCATTTCGCTCCTCATCGTCCGGACGCTACTGAGGGACTGGGTGGAGCCGCGCCTGACGCACCCGGCTGTGGAGAACATCAACCGGCGGCTTGAACAACGTGGTTGGTTGGCCATCTTGAGCCTGCGCATGATCGCGGCGGTGCCGTTTTCCATCATGAACTACGCCGCGGCGCTGACCCGGGTGCCCATCGCCCCGTTCGCACTCGCAACCCTGGTGGGGTCTGCGCCCGGCACGATCCTGGTCACCCTGTTCGGCGACACGCTCACGGGCGATGCGGACCCGGTGTTCGTGGCCATCATGGCGGTGCTCGCCGTCCTCGGCGTCGCGGGGCTGGTGCTGGACGCTCGCATGCCAACCCGCTCGGGACGTGTCGGAGTCAAGCCCCAAGGGTAG
- a CDS encoding ABC transporter transmembrane domain-containing protein, whose protein sequence is MLNTIDADANTIGRYRELLSFPLMAIGYAAGAIVAMWTVSPWVSLAIPVSALVIALFAAWTAGPVTRVSLKRRAAEADVASLATDASQGLRTVKGLGAGGTVAHRFHTETAKAKRLMLTHLRVEV, encoded by the coding sequence GTGCTCAACACCATCGACGCCGACGCGAACACTATTGGCCGCTACCGCGAGCTGCTGTCGTTTCCGCTGATGGCCATCGGCTACGCCGCGGGCGCAATTGTGGCGATGTGGACGGTTAGTCCGTGGGTCTCGCTCGCCATTCCCGTAAGCGCGCTTGTCATCGCGTTGTTTGCGGCGTGGACTGCCGGTCCGGTGACACGGGTGTCGCTCAAGCGGCGTGCGGCGGAGGCTGACGTGGCGAGCTTGGCCACGGATGCTTCGCAGGGCCTGCGCACTGTCAAGGGCCTGGGGGCGGGCGGGACCGTCGCTCACCGCTTTCATACGGAGACGGCCAAGGCGAAGCGCCTCATGCTCACCCATCTGCGCGTAGAGGTGTGA
- a CDS encoding YbhB/YbcL family Raf kinase inhibitor-like protein yields MTANYVSDRFPGPDPYAPLTDVPSFDIVSEDIVDGERLADALAGDNATSPQLSWSGAPEGTKTFAVTCFDPDAPTASGFWHWSAFNIPADVTELPAGAGAKEGLGVGAVVLTGDSGVKGYYGANPPAGHGPHRYLFAVHAVDTELPADEIANPTQLGFNLNFHSLGRAIIWGWYENQ; encoded by the coding sequence ATGACTGCCAACTATGTATCCGACCGTTTCCCCGGCCCCGACCCGTACGCGCCGCTGACGGACGTGCCGTCCTTCGACATCGTCTCCGAGGACATCGTCGACGGCGAGCGTCTTGCCGACGCACTAGCCGGCGACAACGCGACCAGCCCGCAGCTGTCCTGGTCCGGCGCCCCGGAGGGCACCAAGACCTTCGCGGTGACCTGTTTCGACCCGGACGCACCGACTGCGTCAGGTTTCTGGCACTGGTCCGCTTTCAACATCCCCGCGGACGTCACCGAGCTGCCCGCCGGAGCAGGTGCGAAGGAGGGGCTCGGCGTCGGTGCAGTGGTGCTCACCGGCGACAGCGGCGTTAAGGGCTACTACGGCGCCAATCCGCCGGCAGGCCACGGCCCGCACCGGTATCTCTTCGCCGTGCACGCGGTGGACACGGAGTTGCCCGCGGACGAGATTGCCAACCCCACCCAGCTCGGCTTCAACCTGAACTTCCATTCGCTCGGCCGCGCCATCATCTGGGGCTGGTACGAAAACCAGTAA
- a CDS encoding ATP-binding cassette domain-containing protein codes for MAWLCNLGIVGLAAWMTLRGEITPGQLTSVALLVPPALKMAGFAFGDLASGWGRAVASGRRIEQLHHAGDDTAGPEPTDTPVPGAGLWILEPAERSFVTAVAWAQRADALFPPHTVNVFEGTIADNENPRGDVSEDVVKQALAAAHCQDILRRLGGVNEVGELPNAPLGEAGLNLSGGQRQRVALARALAADPEVLILDDPTTGLDSVTQADVVEAVAVLRTDKTTVVITGNSAWQHAGTALEVA; via the coding sequence GTGGCGTGGTTGTGCAACCTGGGCATCGTGGGGCTGGCCGCATGGATGACGCTGCGCGGCGAGATCACCCCGGGCCAGTTGACGTCCGTGGCGCTTCTGGTGCCGCCTGCGTTGAAAATGGCGGGCTTCGCGTTCGGCGACTTAGCCAGCGGGTGGGGCAGGGCGGTGGCCAGCGGCCGACGCATCGAGCAGTTGCACCACGCGGGCGACGACACCGCGGGGCCTGAGCCGACAGACACCCCGGTCCCAGGTGCGGGACTGTGGATCCTCGAGCCGGCGGAGCGCTCCTTCGTCACAGCCGTTGCGTGGGCGCAGCGCGCCGATGCGCTGTTCCCGCCGCACACCGTCAACGTGTTCGAGGGCACCATTGCGGACAATGAGAATCCGCGCGGGGACGTGTCGGAGGACGTGGTGAAGCAAGCGCTCGCGGCCGCCCACTGCCAGGACATCCTCCGCAGGCTCGGCGGCGTCAACGAAGTAGGCGAGTTGCCGAACGCGCCGCTGGGCGAGGCCGGCCTGAACCTCTCCGGCGGACAGCGGCAGCGCGTCGCGCTAGCTCGGGCGCTCGCCGCCGACCCTGAGGTGTTGATCTTGGACGATCCGACCACGGGGCTCGATTCCGTGACCCAGGCGGATGTCGTGGAAGCCGTAGCGGTGCTCAGGACGGACAAAACGACCGTGGTGATCACCGGAAACTCGGCGTGGCAGCACGCCGGAACCGCATTGGAGGTGGCGTAG